The nucleotide sequence GCCCTGAATGCTGTCCTGAACCAGAGAAGGGCCTGGTCCAGCCTCTCCCCACTCCGCCCAGCTAGCTAAGGCTGGCATCAGGGCACAGGGCCTTGCAGCATGGAAACCACAGCACAGGGGCGTTTGAATGACACCTGGTTGCCTCCAGGGCTGAGTAAGGCCAAGCCCCAGATCCTAGGAAAAGCTACAGCAGCTGATGGTTCCTGAGGTCCTGCTGTGCTCTGTGCCCAGTCCCATCAATTCTCACATCCCCCTGGGGGGTGGGGCCTGCTCAGacccccactttatagatgagacatAGGCTTAGAGAGGGGAAGCTGCTTGCTAGAGAGTGGTAGgaccaagattcaaacccagatctgtgGACTCTGATGTCTGTGCCCCTAATTTCTGGCTGTTTGCAAAGAGATTTGCTGTCCTGTGCCATAGCACTGGGATAGGCCCTCCTGGCCTCATCTCCCTGGGCTTGGGTTGAGTGCCGCTAGCCAAGGAAGTGATGGATGGATTTACCCTGTAGGCAGCAGCTACTTGGCCTGTGGTTTGGAACCAGTGAATATAATGGTGCCAGGATCCACAGGCAGTGTGTGTCTGAGACATCCTGATCACCATCTGGGAACAGAGAGGAGGGGCCAGGATGGCAGGCCTACCACCCTGAAGATCCCCACCCTTCCTGTTAGACCCCCTCTCCTCAGACAGTTCTCCAAGTTGGGGGAAAGGTTCCCAGGGAGGGAGACAGTTGTGCAGGTTGTGGACTGCACAAGGGCTTCTggcctgggggcagtggggagctaAAATCAATCCTGCCCTCTGCTTATCAAGCTGAGCGCACTAGTGAGGGGCTGTGTCTGCTCAGAGAGTGGGTGCAATTGACTAATTTGTGCAAAGGCACCTGTGGGGTAGTGGGGTTCTAACTGTACCCCCATTCCTGTcctcctggggagagggagagacagaggagcCTGAGAAGCCTTGGCTCGGCTGGGTGCCCCCAAGTCTCGTTTTCCGAGGCTGGTCCAAGCCGTGTGGAAGGGGAATGCCGGGTGGAGATGGAGACAGCAGAGCAGTGTGGGGATGTGGCTGGAAACCAGGCTGGCGGAAGCGGAGTGTGCTGGCTGGGAGTCGCGGACCAGGgttcccagctctgctcctgacTTGCTGTGCAAGCCCAGCCCAGCCGTTCCTCCTCTGGGCTTCCATCTTCATACCTGCCAATCGAGAGGCTTTTCTGCCTCTGAAGTTCATGGGGCAGATGTGGGGGTCCCAGAAGTGGGCTGAGGCTCTGCCCTCGGGCTCCCGGCCCATGAAGGTGTCTGCTCCACAGCACGTCACTGCCCCACCCTCGGGACTCCATCCGCAGCTGTGCGCTCAGCATGGACCAGATCCCAGACCTGCACTCGCCCATGTCGCCCATCTCCGAGAGCCCCAGCTCCCCTGCCTATAGCACCGGTATGGCCAGCCACACGGGTAGAACAGGTGGGGGGATCTGTCGTTGCAACTTCCGTGGCTGATGGGTGGTTATGTGtgctcctgcctcctctgagAGCAATGCCTGCAAGAAGTGACACTGAAAACCTGCTAGCACAACTAGTGATGTTAACACACGAGATAAATCTGTGTTCATTCAACACAACTTACTGAGCCCCTAGGAGGTGCCAGGCAGGTGCACAGAGGGGGTTCCCAGTGTGTTCTCCAGAAGCGATGAAGCCTGCTGGAGACACACTGTGTTGGGACCACGGTCAGATGCTGTGAAGGACACTCGTGTGACAACACAGCTCCCACTGGTCAAGCTCCCACCTGTCGTGGGGTGCTGTGCTGGGCCCCGCACTGGCTGGGCCTCAGGTGACTTAGTGTATCCCTGGTTCCAAGCAGCTGGCTCAAACCAGACTAGTTACACCTTGctcttttggttttcttaatagattttattttttagagcaggtTTAGGTTCCCAGCAAACTTGAGAGGAAAGTACAGAGCACGTGCTTTcttataaatacaaagaaagttTCTCTCATAGAAAAATGCCAGCAGttcatttctgaaaaaacaaaaaaacaaaaaaacaaaaaaacaatgcttTCAACAGTCAGAATTGTCTACAAATTTGTCCCGGTGGGGGGTAGGGGCAAGAGGAACCTCTGGGAAGCGCTTTCCCCATTGAAGATTTGCTGTCTGTGTGGGTCGTCACAAATCCTTCTCTAAGTACAGAGCTGCCCACTTTGTCATAACTACAAATTTGCCTTGAAAACAACACCCCTGAgtgtaaaagttaaaatttttgcTTGCTAGAAATGATTTATTGGACAATTTCGGAGCACTGTGGCATAGTAAAGCAGCCCAGAAGTCAGTACTTAAATCCCAGCCCTATCCTTTGCtggctgcgtgaccttgggcaagtcagtgtacccctctgagcctcagttttctcatctgtagaatgaagaCCATAAAAATACTTCACAGGATGTTGAGAGGGTTAAATGGACTATGGCACAAAGAAGGATCTTGCAAGCGCTAAGGATCAATAATTATCACCTCTGATTTTTGGTGATGGTTTTACTGCTGTGATCAGTATATCTCCAGCACGTCCAGCTCCGGGCACACAAGGTGTACCCAATAAGTCATTAGTACCAATTCTTGGAGAAATGATTCCATGTGGCACAGTGAACTCCAGCAAGTGCTTAGCTTCCCTGGATCACCAAAACCTCCTCCAAGTATTTAACAGTAATAGTTCAGTGGCAGCCCAAGGCCGCAGTAGCCTCAGGGTAGGGCCATACAAACTCCTGGGGCCCAGGTGTTTCAGAGCATCACCATGGGCTGGTCAGTTTGTCAGAGTCTTCCAGGCCTGGCCTTCACCCACACAGGGAAGTGGAGATGTCCCCCTGTAGGGAAGAGGGAGGCTGTTCTTTTTGGACGGGTGGGGAAACCTCACTTTGGTGGGAGCCGCGGTAACTAGTCCTTTCTCTCTACCTCTCTGCAGTAACCCGTGTCCACGCCACCTCTGCAGCCCCCTCTGCCACAGCACTGCCTGCCTCCCCCGTCACCCGCCGCTCCAGTGAGCCCCAGCTGTGTCCTGGAAGTGCCCCAAAGCCCCCTGGGGAGTTGGACAAGGGCCCTCATGCAAGCCCCTCCCACACCCTCTGCAAGGCCTCCCCATCACCATCGCTAAGCAGCTACAGCGACCCAGACTCTGGCCACTACTGCCAGCTCCAGCCTCCTGTCCGTGGCAGCCGAGAGTGGGCAGCGGCTGAGGCCTCCAGCCGGCAGGCCAGAAGCTATGGGGAGAAGCTAAAGGAACTGTCAGAAAATGGGGCCCCCGAGGGGGACTGGGGCAAGACCTTCACAGTCCCCATTGTGGAAGCCACCTCTTCCTTCAACCCAGCCACCTTCCAGTCACTACTGATCCCCAAGGATAACCGGCCACTGGAGGTGGGCCTGCTGCGCAAGGTCAAGGAGCTGCTGACGGAGGTGGATGCCCGGACACTGGCCCGGCATGTCACCAAGGTTGACTGCCTGGTAGGTGCTGGGTggatgctggggtgggggcagcaccTCTGTCCTCTGGCTTTGGGACAGGGGTCAAGGTGGTGAGAGGCTCGCTCCCAGAGTCCCCAAGTATAGAGACTGGGCCTGGATTCTGGCTTCACAGCTGTCCTTTACCTGCTCTGTGACTCCAGGCTGGTCATCTTGcctctcattttctccttttaaaaggcaaaaaacaaaatatttaaaggaaattcttgttttctttaaatgtcagTTTGGCACTAGAACTGGGCAGACCTGAAACATGGTGTCTGGCTCCTGGAAGGCAGTTCCTGAGTGTCCCAGAGTCAGCCTGGTCAAAGTCAGCCGCTGGCCCAAGGAATAGAAAAGGCCCgactcggccgggcgcggtggctcacgcctgtagtcccagcttcttgggaggctgaggcggcgggCGGATAGCTGCAGCTCGCCGGTTCGACACAGCTGCAGCTCGCCGGTTCGACACCAGCCCGAgcgcagtgagaccccgtctccgtaaacaaaaaatcacaaaaaagaccaaaaaaatactcaaaaccaacaaaacccagccgggcgctctggcaagcgcctgtagtcccagctacccgggaggctgaggcacgaggatcgctcCCAGCCCGGGACCTGGAGCTTGCGGTGCCCCAgcctcactgcactctacccaggacaccgagtgacactctgcctccacaaaaaaaaaaaaaaaaaaaaaaagaaaaggcccgACTCCTCACTACCCCCTAGtggacaaaaaagcaaaaaaatattacCTCGGCCCTTACATTGTCAATGCCTGGGCCTTTGCTTTGTATGCGTCTTTGACCGTCAAGGGATCCCAGTTgtctctgtggctcagtttctcCCTTTGCAGTTCGGGAGGAACTGATTACCTGGTTACACTGTTCTGAGAGCTCAGGAAGCAAGAAaagagaggaggcagagatgTTGCTCCATGAAGAGTACAGGGTGAGAAGGGAGGAACCCGGGTTCTAGgcccactgtgtgaccttgggcaagtccatTCCCTCCCTAAGCCTCAGGTTTTCCTTCTGGAATAGGGGTGTCCTCATCCTTGAACTTAACTGAATATTTAACATGCCAGACACCTCTGGGCATTTCCCCATTTATCCTCCATTTcccagatggagaaactgaggctcactcAGGAAGGTAGAATCACTTGCTCCATGTCAGAGGGTTAgcggtggagctgggattcaaacccgcCTCCCAGCCAGGTTACCCCCTTAGACAAAGCCCTCTGACTCCCAGATGGTTTGGGCCAGCCCTGGCAGGAAATTAATCAGCCCTCTGGGCATCTTTGCAGGTTGCTAGGATACTGGGCGTTACCAAGGAGATGCAGACCCTAATGGGAGTCCGCTGGGGCATGGAGTTGCTCACCCTCCCCCACGGCCGGCAGCTGCGACTAGACCTGCTGGAAAGGTAAGGGGAGCACCGGCTCCCGGGGGCTCCCGGGGAACCCGGCTGCCTTCCGCCCTTCGCCGTGGCCGGTGGGCCAATCACAGTCTCTCAGTCCGGCTCCCAGGGCTCCTGGCCACGCTTCCCGTCCCACGGACCAATCGCAACCTCTCGATGATATCCGCGCTTAGCAATCTTGGTTTCCCAAAGTCTGAGTATATCTCTGCATTCGCCTTCCTGTTTCATCCCCTTGACCAATCATCCCCTTGTCCATCAGCCGTGGCCCCGCCCACCAGCTCGTTCATTCTTAAAACAGCTCTGAGGGTGATTCCACCGATCAATCGCAAGCCCCTCCCTGCGTTCTGGCCCCGCCCCCGACTCACACTGGCCAATCAGAAGCCCGTGGCCTTGCTTTCCATCACTCTGGCCGCGCCCCGAGATCTCACTGACTCTTCGAAAGCTCCCTCTTTGGCTCTGCTCTccgcccctcccagcccagcgaCGCGCGGCGGCGGGCCCCTCCCCAGTCCCGACGCAGTGGTCGGCCCCGCCCACCCTGACCTGGCGGCTCCGACAGGTTCCACACCATGTCCATCATGCTGGCCGTGGACATCCTGGGCTGCACGGGCTCCGCCGAGGAGCGGGCAGCGCTGCTGCACAAGACAATCCAGCTGGCGGCCGAGCTGCGGGGGACGATGGGCAACATGTTCAGCTTCGCCGCGGTCATGGGTGCCCTGGACATGGCCCAGGTACTAGGGGGCCCGCGCAGAGCCCGGCCGCGGTAGACGATCTGGAAGAGCCCTGGGGTGCGTTCCCCTGGGCTGGCTGAGCTTCACGAAGGAAGAGCTTTGAAAGTTTCTAGGCAGCCTTGGTGAGAGTAACTGGGAGAACTGAGTTGTCCAAGTGCTGACCAACATCAAGTTCttccccttctctgggcctctgtttccccacttGTAGAATGAATGAGGAGCATTATATGAGtttagagaataagaaaaaaatggctgtcctttagtgagcacttactgtgctaggtgctacaCTAAGTACCAGCACTAATTTCTCAAAACAATCTCATGGGGTAGGTGcttttattgtccccattttacaaatggagtaATTGAGACAGGGCAGtccttgcctaaggtcacacaatcAGAGGCTGAAAGAATTAAGACTTGAACCAGGTCTGGCTGATGTCTGAGCTGAGCCTTACACTACACTGCCTCTCTGAAGCCCAATAAATAGGGACGACAGGGTCGCAGAGGCAGTGCCCCGGGTTCagcttccagctctgccacttatgtTCAGAATAACCTCTGGCAAGTcattcccctctctgagccttagttccctcatctataaagtgggttGTTGTAAGGGCTTCATGGGAGACATGAAAGGCAATCAGCATTGTCCCCGGTACATGACTGGTGGCCATAATAGTGATTATTATCCCACATCTGGTTGTCCACTCAGCGGGGTGACCTGTGGCCAGCAGCCCCTGTAGGCCCCTTCCCTGGCTGGCCTCTCACAGTCTGGTCTCCCCAGATTTCCCGGCTGGAGCAGACATGGGTGACCCTGCGGCAGCGACACACAGAGGGTGCCATCCTGTATGAGAAGAAGCTCAAGCCTTTTCTCAAGAGCCTCAATGAGGGAAAAGGTACCTCCCctgccttgctgtgtgactttggacaggtTCCCGCCATCTCTGGGCTGGCAGAGACTCTCCCAGTGTGGACGATGCTGAGAGCTTGCCTGAGCTGTATGCAGGCTGTTCCCCCCGAGCCCACTCTCCGCACCTGGTGGCTGTGTAAGCTCTGGCTGGGTCCAGGCTCAGCTCTCTGGGCTGGGCCAAGGCTTTTGCATTCAGCTGGGGGAATCCAAAAGGAAGGGTTTGTCCCAGGAGTTAGGAGCCCTCGGGGCTCTCTCTGGGACCTCAGGCAGGCCCCTTTCTTCCACACCTCAGCTTGTGGGACTGCAGTGGACAGTGGGGTCCTCCAGGGTCTCTAAGCGCCTGCTGTCTCCCTCCCTGCAGAAGGCCCCCCACTGAGCAACACCACCTTTCCTCATGTGCTGCCACTCATCACCCTGCTGGAGTGTGACTCGGCCCCAGCAGAGGGCCCCGAGCCCTGGGGCAGCACAGAGCATGGCGTAGAGGTGGTGCTGGCCCACCTGGAGGCCGCCCGGACTGTGGCGCACCACGGAGGCCTGTACCACACCAACGCTGAGGTCAAGCTGCAGGGTGAGTGCTGGGTGCCATCTGGGGGGTCCTGTAAGCTTGGGCCTCCCTCCACCTGACTCActgctccctcttctccctccctctgtcctgccTGTCCCCTGACTCCTCATCCCTTTTGTTCACTCACTCATTAGTTCAACAAACCATTGTTAGTGTCAGACAccaggtgggggtagggggacaCAGAGATGATTCAAAGAGCACCTTTGATGCACAGGGTCTTAGCTTCAGTggacctcagtgttctcatctgtgaaatgggcatcgTGTAGGCTACTTTACAATGTTGTTTGCAAGGCACTCAGCCTGGGGCCCTGGAGCTGAGACAGACCTGCCCAGTCTTCGCAGAGCTCAGTCTACTGGAGAGGTAGACCTCCCTCTTGcgaaaggagcagagagaaagtgGCTTCAGACAACCTCTCTTACTGCTTTTGGCATTATTTAAGTCATCACGATTCATTGGAAACAAATTGGAAATTACAGCTGAGcaaaataagatttgaaaaaaattaccctCAATTACTCAGAGGTAAACGCTGTGAACACATTCTGGTGTCTTTCCagccttttcctttttcagaaagaaaaaatgtatattttttacatttacttacaaaatgtatatatttcttagaaaaaaatatagaacttatagaaaaatacaaaaaagaaaagaaaaatcacccaagatcttcaaaaaattaacattaatattttatcttctaaTCATTTAAAAACTATAGGCTgcatggctgggcatggtggctcacacttgtaatcctagcactttgggaggctgaggcgggaggatcactcgagcaagagtgagaccccatctctaccaaaaatagaaaaattagccagtcatggtggcaagtgcctgtagtcccagcaacttgggaggctgaggcaggaggattgcttgagcccaggagtttgaggttgcagtgagctacaatgatgccactgcactctagctagggcagcagagtaagaccctgtctcaaaaaaaaaaaaaattatagactgcaaataggaagacaaagGTGCTAAACTATGTGGTCGTGTTCATCAACAAACCTTGTTAGATCCCtagcagggctgggggaaggtcCCACTGAGCAGGGCCCTGAAGGATGTTGGGGCTCTGGGTGGGAGCTCCAGCCTCCCAGGCTGGATGGTGATCCCCTGACCCTGTGCCCCCACACTGTAGGGTTCCAGGCCCGGCCGGAGCTCCTAGAGGTGTTCAGCACTGAGTTCCAGATGCGCCTCCTCTGGGGCAGCCAGGGCGCCAGCAGCAGCCAGGCCCGGCGCTATGAAAAATTCGACAAGGTCCTCACTGCTCTGTCCCACAAACTGGAACCTGCTGTCCGCTCCAGTGAGCTGTGACCTCCAAGGACCCATCCCCTCTACAGCTGCGACAGCATTGGGGGCAGAAGGGCACAGACCTTTCCCCAGAGCACCCCAGGGACACTGTGATCAGCTCGAGAATGTTCTGGGTTCAACTCCAGGATCTCCTTTGCACCTCCAGGGTCCAGCGTGGACTCTGGACTCCGTCCGACCACCACCACGGCTACACACTCATCAAGTCTCCCTTGAGGAAGAACAGGAACCCCCTGTTCCTACCACCAGCTTCTGCTGCTCCCCTTCCTGCAGGTTCCTTGTTTTTGAGCCACGGGAGGCTCCTCATGCCCCCTCACTCTCCATCTGTCCCTCACTGACACCAAGGCCTCCATCTTGCTGTAAATAAGCCCATCTGCTCTGTAAATAGATGTACAGAAGCcatgttctttctttcatatAATAAACTTTTATGACTCTTTCTTCTATCTCTCAGGGGGTCCTGGGGTGGAAGGAAGCACCTTTTCTCAGGTGAAAGGTGGAAaacttcattcaacaaatacttccttagcctgtaatcccagcactctgggaagctgaggtgggaggattgcttgagtccaggagtttgaggccgcagcgagctatgatcttgccactgcactccagcctgggtgacagagcctatctcaaaaaacaaaacaaaacaaaaaaccccaaatacttCTTTAGCACCTGGGACATTCCAGAGTGTGCCAGGAGCCAGGGTACAACAAATACCAAAACCCACGAGGAGCTAGCAGACCACTGGGGGAGATGAACAGCTAATTCCAACCAAGTGGGAGGAATTCTGACCTGCCCTCACTCCTACCCTGTGCCATGTCCCTGGGAGCCACAGCAACGGTTCCCACAAACACATGACTAAGGATCCTAGTGTTTGGAGTGGAAGGGCTTTTTGAAATCTAAGATCCCAACTTCCTTCTAGAAAACTGAGACCTGGAAAGAGAAGGGACTTTTCCTGGGTCACagcagcagggtggggaaggTGACAACCTACTGTCCTGACCCAGagtcctttccttttctctcctcagtaGTGAGgactactaatttctttttaggCTTTGAAATGTGGGTCCAGAAACcttggtgtgtgtgcgtgtgtgtgacagagagagagggagagagactgtgTGTAGGGGCGGAGTGGAGCAGGGACTCTTTGAGGCAGGCCATGAAGGCAGTTTTCTTGGTTCCCTTACTGCTGGAGGCTTGGGGATCCTGTTCACTGAATCTGAGACGTCTAGAATCCTTTGCTTTCTGAATTCTCTGACCAAGGGAGGCTGATAGCTTCTAACTTAGCACGTTAGATCTTTGGCAGCAGCCAGACTTGGGTTCAGTTCTACTGtttaccagctgggtgacctctTGGGCCCTAAATTACTCCtcaataaaatgggaacaacaaCAGAACCTGTCTCCTAGGATTGATGGTGAGCACCTAGCACATAGTTCCACTAGTTAAGGGACAGCCATGTTTCATGCAAAATGGATTGTCAGTGATCATTTGTTGATTAGTTTCTGAGCCAAAACACTTTGTGTGCCTGTGTCTCATTCAAATACCACCATTTCTCTGTGTGGCAGGTACTATTATCATAAGACACTTAACACTaatagcacatagtaagtgctcacaAAAAGCTATTAG is from Lemur catta isolate mLemCat1 chromosome 10, mLemCat1.pri, whole genome shotgun sequence and encodes:
- the SH2D3C gene encoding SH2 domain-containing protein 3C isoform X2, translated to MTAVGRRCPALGHRGATGEPEAGGDYVKFSKEKYILDSSPEKLHKELEEELKLSSTDLRSHAWYHGRIPREVSETLVQRNGDFLIRDSLTSLGDYVLTCRWRNQALHFKINKVVVKAGESYTHIQYLFEQESFDHVPALVRYHVGSRKAVSEQSGAIIYCPVNRTFPLRYLEASYGLGQGSGKAASPASPSGPKGSHMKRRSVTMTDGLTADKVTRSDGCPTSTSLPHPRDSIRSCALSMDQIPDLHSPMSPISESPSSPAYSTVTRVHATSAAPSATALPASPVTRRSSEPQLCPGSAPKPPGELDKGPHASPSHTLCKASPSPSLSSYSDPDSGHYCQLQPPVRGSREWAAAEASSRQARSYGEKLKELSENGAPEGDWGKTFTVPIVEATSSFNPATFQSLLIPKDNRPLEVGLLRKVKELLTEVDARTLARHVTKVDCLVARILGVTKEMQTLMGVRWGMELLTLPHGRQLRLDLLERFHTMSIMLAVDILGCTGSAEERAALLHKTIQLAAELRGTMGNMFSFAAVMGALDMAQISRLEQTWVTLRQRHTEGAILYEKKLKPFLKSLNEGKEGPPLSNTTFPHVLPLITLLECDSAPAEGPEPWGSTEHGVEVVLAHLEAARTVAHHGGLYHTNAEVKLQGFQARPELLEVFSTEFQMRLLWGSQGASSSQARRYEKFDKVLTALSHKLEPAVRSSEL
- the SH2D3C gene encoding SH2 domain-containing protein 3C isoform X1, encoding MTEEPRKASKKFKFFKFKGFGSLSSLPRSFTLRRSSAPISIQSRLEPDTLEATQDDMVTVPKSPPAYARSSDMYSHMGTMPRPSIKRARDRKSAQEAQEVGSELNLAPQGLPDPPVLEAAKEVAVVASAPLEDTSAMEPKPSAVEVDPKRKPEDFIANIEEERAPGDAHPERATGEPEAGGDYVKFSKEKYILDSSPEKLHKELEEELKLSSTDLRSHAWYHGRIPREVSETLVQRNGDFLIRDSLTSLGDYVLTCRWRNQALHFKINKVVVKAGESYTHIQYLFEQESFDHVPALVRYHVGSRKAVSEQSGAIIYCPVNRTFPLRYLEASYGLGQGSGKAASPASPSGPKGSHMKRRSVTMTDGLTADKVTRSDGCPTSTSLPHPRDSIRSCALSMDQIPDLHSPMSPISESPSSPAYSTVTRVHATSAAPSATALPASPVTRRSSEPQLCPGSAPKPPGELDKGPHASPSHTLCKASPSPSLSSYSDPDSGHYCQLQPPVRGSREWAAAEASSRQARSYGEKLKELSENGAPEGDWGKTFTVPIVEATSSFNPATFQSLLIPKDNRPLEVGLLRKVKELLTEVDARTLARHVTKVDCLVARILGVTKEMQTLMGVRWGMELLTLPHGRQLRLDLLERFHTMSIMLAVDILGCTGSAEERAALLHKTIQLAAELRGTMGNMFSFAAVMGALDMAQISRLEQTWVTLRQRHTEGAILYEKKLKPFLKSLNEGKEGPPLSNTTFPHVLPLITLLECDSAPAEGPEPWGSTEHGVEVVLAHLEAARTVAHHGGLYHTNAEVKLQGFQARPELLEVFSTEFQMRLLWGSQGASSSQARRYEKFDKVLTALSHKLEPAVRSSEL
- the SH2D3C gene encoding SH2 domain-containing protein 3C isoform X3; translated protein: MKRRSVTMTDGLTADKVTRSDGCPTSTSLPHPRDSIRSCALSMDQIPDLHSPMSPISESPSSPAYSTVTRVHATSAAPSATALPASPVTRRSSEPQLCPGSAPKPPGELDKGPHASPSHTLCKASPSPSLSSYSDPDSGHYCQLQPPVRGSREWAAAEASSRQARSYGEKLKELSENGAPEGDWGKTFTVPIVEATSSFNPATFQSLLIPKDNRPLEVGLLRKVKELLTEVDARTLARHVTKVDCLVARILGVTKEMQTLMGVRWGMELLTLPHGRQLRLDLLERFHTMSIMLAVDILGCTGSAEERAALLHKTIQLAAELRGTMGNMFSFAAVMGALDMAQISRLEQTWVTLRQRHTEGAILYEKKLKPFLKSLNEGKEGPPLSNTTFPHVLPLITLLECDSAPAEGPEPWGSTEHGVEVVLAHLEAARTVAHHGGLYHTNAEVKLQGFQARPELLEVFSTEFQMRLLWGSQGASSSQARRYEKFDKVLTALSHKLEPAVRSSEL